In a genomic window of Saccharomyces kudriavzevii IFO 1802 strain IFO1802 genome assembly, chromosome: 2:
- the PRX1 gene encoding thioredoxin peroxidase PRX1 (similar to Saccharomyces cerevisiae PRX1 (YBL064C); ancestral locus Anc_7.388), with product MLSRICGAQLKRTAWSAPRQAHLQCQTIKRFSTAPILCKQFKQSDQPRLRINSVAPNFDADTTAGKINFYDYLGNSWGVLFSHPADFTPVCTTEVSAFAKLKPEFDKRNVKLIGLSVEDVESHEKWIQDIKEVAKVKNVGFPIIGDTFRNVAFLYDMVDAEGFKNINDGSLKTVRSVFVIDPKKKIRLIFTYPSTVGRNTSEVLRVIDALQLTDKEGVVTPINWQPSDDVIIPPSVSNDEAKAKFGDFNEIKPYLRFTKAK from the coding sequence ATGTTAAGTAGAATTTGTGGTGCTCAATTAAAGAGAACTGCATGGTCCGCCCCCAGACAGGCTCATTTGCAATGCCAGACAATCAAGAGATTCTCCACAGCACCCATTCTCTGCAAACAATTCAAGCAGAGTGACCAGCCAAGACTAAGAATAAACTCTGTCGCCCCAAACTTTGATGCTGACACTACAGCAGGTAAAATCAACTTCTACGACTACTTAGGCAACTCTTGGGGTGTCTTGTTCTCTCATCCAGCTGACTTCACTCCCGTCTGTACGACCGAAGTTAGTGCGTTCGCCAAGTTGAAGCCGGAATTCGACAAGAGAAACGTCAAGTTGATTGGTCTTTCAGTGGAAGACGTTGAATCTCACGAAAAATGGATTCAAGATATCAAGGAAGTTGCCAAGGTGAAAAATGTGGGCTTCCCCATCATCGGAGACACTTTCAGGAATGTGGCGTTCTTATATGACATGGTGGATGCTGAAGGATTCAAGAACATCAACGATGGTTCGTTGAAGACCGTCAGATCCGTCTTTGTCATCGACcccaagaagaagattagGCTAATTTTCACCTACCCTTCCACCGTCGGAAGAAACACTTCAGAAGTACTAAGAGTCATTGACGCCCTGCAGTTGACTGATAAGGAGGGCGTGGTCACTCCAATCAATTGGCAGCCCTCCGATGACGTCATTATCCCGCCTTCTGTCTCCAATGATGAAGCGAAGGCGAAGTTCGGCGATTTCAACGAAATAAAGCCTTACTTGAGATTCACCAAGGCGAAATAA
- the KIP1 gene encoding Kip1p (similar to Saccharomyces cerevisiae KIP1 (YBL063W); ancestral locus Anc_7.387), producing the protein MARSSLPNRRSTQFEANKRKSIAHAPSPAPSNGIHPVTPPIYNSAATSDSNIHVYVRCRSRNKREIDEKSSVVISTLGPQGKEIILSNGSHQSYSSSKKTYQFDQVFGAESDQETVFNATAKNYIREMLHGYNCTIFAYGQTGTGKTYTMSGDINILGDVQSTDNLLLGEHAGIIPRVLVDLFKELSSLNKEYSVKVTFLELYNENLKDLLSDNEDDDPAVNDSKRQIRIFDNNNNNSSIMVKGMQEIFINSAHEGLNLLMQGSLKRKVAATKCNDLSSRSHTVFTITTNIVEQDSKDHGQNKNFVKIGKLNLVDLAGSENINRSGAENKRAQEAGLINKSLLTLGRVINALVDHSNHIPYRESKLTRLLQDSLGGMTKTCIIATISPAKISMEETASTLEYATRAKSIKNTPQVNQSLSKDTCLKDYIQEIEKLRNDLKNSRNKQGIFITQDQLDLYESNSILIDEQNLKIHNLRGQIKKFKGNYLNQLDVNNFLQSEKEKLINVIRNFNVDFSNFNSEIQKIHHTNLELMNEITLQRDLSQETSQEQYTTSQELQTKITQQVLQTLSTLQSSLMNYNSKFSQVINGVTEELSRNVNFHKLKHDSALESLFDTSANQLTIKLNELVNGISHSLKHFRDDSVSHYNKDLNEVYLSHKQFLKDLENDIKNCLDSIGSLIVASINEISQTCTTSLDSVNSLTSNHQFVVTELVEKQDLEIKKLKKDLITERRISNQFSQQLTRLKKYFQEHVSKTRVELYDEFNEFINNLKEKQSKLDQDIWHKTAAIFNETDNEVNEIYTDSITSLTQSAKATLQVVSQNSATLHKDLTCLSQKMSLNISSKLKSLPIETFLSKISQTICQSCGDNNMSTANPILVSIEKFQNMIFSDIELTNEKVMSLIGEIISQIEIVSNKNNIDLTLINENFNSLCGFILNDYKENIMQISKTQDEVLSDHCEGLRSLNEQGMDIITTYSIEKPVGKYMRPESTAIKGLPVLDYPKQFQIYRDPEDNNKSDRTKTHHCKPNSFTGGNFVDSQFSPKTPVPVPDQPLPKVLVPKSVNSTKSKRSKTLPNTEGTGRESQNNLKRRFTAEPILNGEEAKNNDLPEVKKVHQ; encoded by the coding sequence ATGGCCCGTTCCTCCTTACCCAACCGCCGCTCCACGCAGTTCGAAGCaaacaagaggaaaagTATCGCTCATGCCCCATCTCCTGCTCCTTCAAATGGGATCCATCCAGTAACGCCGCCCATCTATAACAGTGCTGCCACTTCAGACTCTAATATCCATGTATACGTAAGGTGCAGATCGCGCAATAAGAGAGAAATAGACGAAAAAAGCAGTGTAGTGATCTCTACGCTTGGCCCGCAGGGAAAGGAAATTATCCTCTCCAACGGTTCCCACCAATCATACTCGTCCTCGAAGAAAACATATCAGTTTGATCAAGTATTCGGCGCAGAATCTGATCAAGAAACGGTGTTTAATGCTACAGCAAAAAACTACATCAGAGAAATGTTGCATGGTTATAATTGTACAATATTTGCGTACGGCCAAACAGGAACAGGTAAAACGTACACCATGTCCGGTGACATAAACATTCTCGGTGACGTACAGTCTACCGACAATCTGCTGTTGGGAGAACATGCAGGTATCATACCGCGGGTCCTAGTCGATTTGTTCAAAGAATTGAGCTCTCTAAACAAGGAGTATTCCGTAAAAGTAACCTTCCTAGAGTTGTATAAcgaaaatttgaaagacCTACTCTCTGATAACGAGGATGACGATCCGGCAGTAAATGATTCCAAGAGGCAAATTCgcatttttgataataacaacaataattcGTCCATCATGGTCAAGGGAATGCAGGAAATCTTTATTAACTCTGCTCATGAAGGCTTGAATCTGTTGATGCAAGgttctttgaaaaggaaagtggCCGCTACTAAGTGCAATGATCTTTCGTCAAGATCCCATACGGTTTTCACAATCACAACAAACATAGTAGAACAAGACAGCAAGGACCATggacaaaataaaaattttgtaaaaatcGGTAAATTGAATTTGGTAGATTTGGCTGGCAgtgaaaacatcaatagGTCGGGtgcagaaaataaaagagctCAAGAAGCCGGGCTGATCAACAAATCACTTTTAACATTGGGTCGCGTCATTAACGCACTTGTAGATCATTCTAACCACATACCTTACAGGGAATCCAAGTTAACAAGACTGCTGCAGGACTCCTTAGGTGGCATGACCAAAACGTGCATCATTGCCACAATATCTCCCGCGAAAATTTCCATGGAGGAGACCGCAAGTACTCTGGAATACGCAACAAGGGCCAAATCTATCAAAAACACCCCGCAAGTTAACCAATCTTTATCAAAGGATACATGCCTCAAAGACTACATTCAAGAGATCGAAAAATTAAgaaatgatttgaaaaattcaagaaacaaaCAAGGCATATTCATTACTCAAGATCAACTGGATCTTTACGAAAGTAATTCCATACTAATTGACGaacaaaatttgaaaattcatAACCTACGAGGGCAGATTAAGAAATTTAAAGGAAATTACCTAAATCAATTAGATGttaataattttttacAGTCggagaaggaaaaactAATTAACGTAATACGAAACTTTAATGTagatttttccaattttaaTTCAGAGatccaaaaaattcatcatacTAATCTCGAACTAATGAATGAAATCACGCTACAAAGAGATTTATCGCAGGAAACTTCTCAGGAGCAATACACCACTAGCCAGGAACTGCAAACGAAGATTACCCAACAAGTTCTGCAGACTTTAAGCACATTGCAGAGTTCTCTAATGAATTATAATTCGAAATTTTCACAGGTTATCAATGGAGTCACCGAAGAATTATCCCGCAACGTAAACTTTCATAAACTAAAACATGATTCTGCACTCGAGTCGTTATTCGATACCAGTGCAAACCAATTAACAATTAAACTGAACGAACTAGTTAATGGTATTTCGCATTCGTTAAAGCATTTCCGGGATGATTCTGTTTCTCACTATAATAAAGATTTAAATGAAGTTTATCTATCACATAAGCAGTTCCTGAAGGATTTAGAAAACGATATTAAAAATTGTCTCGATTCAATAGGTAGTCTAATTGTGGCTTCCATAAACGAGATTTCGCAGACTTGCACCACAAGTTTGGATAGCGTGAACAGTCTGACAAGCAACCACCAATTTGTAGTGACTGAGTTGGTTGAAAAGCAGGATttggaaataaaaaaactgaaaaaagattTGATCACCGAGCGTAGAATTTCTAACCAGTTTAGCCAACAGCTAACCCGattaaagaaatattttcaagaacATGTATCCAAGACTCGTGTCGAACTCTATGATGAGTTCAAcgaattcatcaacaacTTGAAGGAGAAACAATCTAAGTTGGACCAAGATATTTGGCATAAGACAGCCGccattttcaatgaaacCGATAATGAAGTGAATGAAATTTATACCGATTCGATTACCTCTTTGACGCAGAGTGCTAAAGCCACCTTACAAGTGGTTTCTCAAAACAGTGCAACTCTTCATAAGGATTTAACGTGCTTATCACAAAAAATGAGTTTGAATATATCTTCCAAACTGAAGAGTTTACCCATTGAGACTTTTTTAAGTAAAATATCACAAACCATTTGTCAAAGTTGCGGAGACAATAATATGTCAACAGCAAATCCAATTTTAGTTtccattgaaaagtttcaaaacatGATCTTTTCAGATATTGAACTAACAAACGAGAAAGTGATGTCGTTGATTGGTGAAATAATATCACAGATCGAAATTGTTTCtaataaaaacaacatCGACTTAACCCTAATAAATGAGAATTTCAACTCTTTGTGCGGTTTCATATTGAACGATTACAAAGAGAATATTAtgcaaatttcaaagacgCAAGATGAAGTGCTTTCCGATCATTGCGAGGGACTTCGATCATTAAATGAACAAGGTATGGACATTATCACTACTTACAGTATAGAAAAACCCGTTGGCAAATATATGCGGCCTGAGTCAACAGCTATCAAAGGTTTGCCCGTATTAGACTATCCcaaacaatttcaaatttaccGAGATCCTGaagacaacaacaaaagcGACAGAACGAAAACCCACCATTGCAAACCAAACTCGTTCACTGGAGGAAATTTTGTTGACTCACAGTTTAGTCCTAAGACCCCAGTGCCCGTGCCTGACCAGCCGTTACCTAAAGTGCTTGTACCGAAGAGCGTAAATTCTACTAAATCTAAAAGATCGAAGACCCTACCAAATACGGAGGGTACGGGTCGAGAGTCACAGAATAACTTGAAGAGAAGATTTACGGCGGAACCGATACTAAATGGGGAAGAAGCTAAAAATAATGACTTACCGGAAGTTAAGAAAGttcatcaataa
- the SEF1 gene encoding Sef1p (similar to Saccharomyces cerevisiae SEF1 (YBL066C); ancestral locus Anc_7.389): MVKDNPDSDQNHDYSSANTKSQPEQQQQFPNKKQRISHHDDSHQINHRPVTSCTHCRQHKIKCDASQNFPHPCSRCQKIGLHCEINPQFRPKKGSQLQLLRQDVDEMKAKLDTLLANDSVFVHFLQHIPMGNNLLSKLNLHPTPTSGTIIPNPDSSPSSGSPTSSTTQRDSKVSVQTYLSREPQLLQASHSNNKNNFKANTEAPSRTTLRASSLALGSKSLAVTEPNKLPPLLNDSALPNNSKESLPPALQMAYYRNNSATNTPNGPFSPNHAAYSPSTASISATNTTNKAPLVADTRGGTINSVNRTKTPVVATTTTMPLLPSPHASVDEFVLGDISISIEKANRLHHIFVTRYLPYFPIMYSNNATELYSQSQLLFWTVMLTASLSDPEPTMYCKLSSLIKQLAIETCWIRTPRSTHISQALLILCIWPLPNQKVLDDCSYRFVGLAKSLSYQLGLHRGEFISEFTRTQTSMPNAEKWRTRTWLGIFFAELCWASILGLPPTSQTDYLLEKALSCGDEELNEDNNNNDINENKNTCSNGNTSNVDNNVNDKINTNNESHIENKYKLPGRFRRLLSLANFQAKLSHIIGSSISSPDGLLEPKYRAETLSILGKDLDLLAKTLNFQSDDVVNIYFLYVKLTVCCFAFLPETPPTDQIPYVTEAYLTATKIVTLLNNLLETQQLIELPIYIRQAATFAALILFKLQLTPLLPDKYFDSARQSVVTIHRLYRNQLTAWTTSVENDISRTASMLEKLNFVLIMHPEVFVEEDGIISRMRSHLTGSLFYDLVWCVHEARRREIDSEYNKQALEKAVKKRELSSNGIYNDLSSTGGIMDRKLYPLPLYNHISRDDFETVTKTTPSGTTVTTLVPTKNALKQAEKLAKTNNRDSDGSIMEINGIPLSMLGETGSVKFQSLFANTGSNNDYNNSRPLLDASNIMSVPSNSSYPMAPGNTSNNNLGSTNVDYYNNGPGSILDLSMKRSVSTPVNHLPTSVPGSRNPISGLPNAVTLAIDRPGQREHSNLQNVPVYYNNQFNNTNVIERSQSSMSHSRTPVASKSNNMADLHSVVSDPGSSKNTAYPPLSLFAKNNSHNSNRANPQFVAVGNAATPLNYQNGENENNAKTPGNKLTDFFQQQSAGWIEGNSSNDDFFGWFDMNMEQGF, from the coding sequence atgGTGAAGGACAATCCAGATTCTGATCAAAACCACGACTACAGCTCTGCTAACACGAAAAGTCAGCCggagcagcagcagcaattTCCGAACAAGAAGCAACGAATTTCTCACCATGAtgacagtcatcaaatcaACCATAGACCAGTCACTTCGTGTACTCATTGCAGGCAGCACAAGATCAAATGCGATGCCAGTCAAAACTTTCCTCATCCTTGCTCTAGATGTCAAAAAATTGGCCTCCACTGCGAAATTAATCCTCAATTTAGGCCTAAAAAGGGCTCACAGTTACAACTACTGAGGCAAGACGTGGATGAAATGAAGGCTAAATTAGATACTCTCTTGGCTAATGACAGCGTCTTTGTCCATTTCCTACAACATATTCCCATGGGCAATAACCTTTTAAGCAAACTTAATTTACATCCAACTCCAACTTCAGGCACTATCATTCCTAACCCAGATTCTTCTCCTTCATCAGGATCCCCCACTTCTTCCACGACTCAGCGAGATTCGAAGGTCTCAGTGCAGACATATTTGTCCAGGGAGCCTCAGCTTTTACAAGCCAGCcacagcaacaacaagaataaCTTCAAGGCAAATACTGAGGCCCCCTCCCGCACAACATTGCGTGCGTCTTCTTTGGCCCTAGGCTCGAAAAGCTTAGCGGTAACAGAGCCAAATAAACTGCCCCCTCTATTGAACGACTCAGCGTTGCCTAATAATTCCAAAGAATCCCTGCCTCCTGCTTTGCAGATGGCCTATTACAGGAACAACTCGGCAACCAACACGCCAAACGGTCCCTTCTCGCCAAACCACGCTGCATATTCCCCCTCTACCGCGTCGATCAGTGCTACGAACACAACAAACAAAGCACCTCTTGTAGCTGATACTCGTGGTGGTACAATCAACAGTGTGAATAGAACGAAAACGCCCGTGGTGGCCACCACCACAACTATGCCATTATTGCCTTCGCCACATGCAAGCGTGGATGAGTTTGTGTTGGGTGACATAAGTAtttccattgaaaaagcCAACAGATTACACCATATTTTCGTGACTAGGTACCTGCCGTACTTCCCTATCATGTACTCCAATAATGCTACTGAGCTGTACTCCCAATCTCAACTACTCTTCTGGACTGTGATGCTGACAGCATCTTTGTCCGACCCTGAACCCACCATGTATTGCAAGTTGAGCTCCTTAATCAAACAACTGGCCATAGAAACCTGTTGGATACGAACCCCTAGGTCTACACATATCTCGCAAGCTTTGCTCATATTATGCATTTGGCCGTTACCTAACCAGAAAGTTTTAGACGATTGTTCTTACCGTTTTGTGGGACTAGCTAAATCATTGTCCTACCAACTGGGTTTACATAGAGGCGAGTTCATTTCAGAATTTACACGGACTCAAACTTCAATGCCAAACGCAGAAAAATGGAGAACTAGGACCTGGCTGGGAATATTTTTTGCCGAGCTTTGTTGGGCGAGTATCCTAGGTTTACCACCAACTTCACAAACGGATTATTTATTGGAGAAGGCCTTATCTTGTGGTGACGAAGAGTTGAATGAagacaataataataatgacatcaatgaaaataaaaatacttGTAGTAACGGCAATACTAGTAATGTTGATAATAATGTTAACGATAAAATTAATACGAATAATGAATCACACATCgaaaataaatacaaatTACCAGGCAGATTTAGAAGATTATTGAGTTTGGCCAATTTCCAAGCTAAATTATCCCATATTATTGGATCTTCCATTTCCAGCCCTGATGGGTTATTAGAACCAAAATATCGTGCGGAAACTTTGTCCATCCTAGGGAAAGATTTGGATTTACTAGCGAAAACCTTAAACTTTCAAAGTGATGATGttgtaaatatttattttctgtatGTTAAATTAACCGTTTGTTGTTTTGCGTTCTTACCTGAAACGCCTCCTACTGATCAAATTCCATATGTCACAGAAGCATACTTAACAGCTACTAAGATCGTCACTTTATTGAACAACCTTTTAGAAACACAGCAACTGATTGAACTACCAATTTATATTAGACAAGCAGCCACATTTGCGGCATTGATATTATTCAAATTGCAACTAACTCCTCTGCTTCCTGATAAGTATTTCGATTCGGCAAGGCAATCAGTGGTCACTATCCACAGACTTTACAGAAACCAGTTGACTGCATGGACCACGAGTGTAGAGAATGATATTTCCAGAACAGCAAGTATGTTAGAGAAATTGAACTTCGTACTAATCATGCATCCGGAAGTTTTCGTGGAGGAGGATGGtattatttcaagaatgaGATCACATTTAACAGGTTCTCTATTCTATGATTTGGTTTGGTGTGTCCATGaggcaagaagaagagaaattgATTCCGAATATAATAAACAAGCACTAGAAAAAGCCGTTAAGAAGAGGGAACTTTCTTCTAATGGCATTTACAACGACCTTTCATCTACAGGCGGGATTATGGATAGAAAACTGTATCCATTGCCGTTATACAATCATATTTCCAGGGACGATTTTGAAACTGTGACAAAGACAACACCGAGTGGAACCACTGTCACCACTTTAGTCCCCACCAAAAATGCCTTAAAGCAGGCAGAAAAACTAGCTAAAACGAATAACAGAGACTCTGATGGTTCTATAATGGAGATCAACGGGATACCGCTTTCCATGCTCGGAGAAACAGGCAGcgtaaaatttcaaagtttaTTCGCTAATACTGGAAGTAATAATGATTACAACAATAGCCGACCTTTACTAGACGCGTCGAACATCATGTCAGTGCCTTCCAATTCAAGTTATCCAATGGCTCCAGGGAACACTTCGAATAACAATTTAGGAAGTACAAACGTAGACTATTATAATAATGGACCTGGTTCAATTCTTGATCTCTCCATGAAAAGATCAGTAAGTACGCCCGTAAATCATCTCCCTACATCCGTTCCAGGTTCGAGAAATCCTATTTCTGGTTTACCAAATGCTGTTACATTGGCCATCGACCGCCCCGGCCAAAGAGAACATAGTAATTTACAAAATGTTCCCGTTTATTATAATAACCAATTCAACAACACCAACGTGATTGAGAGATCCCAAAGTAGTATGTCACATTCACGCACGCCAGTTGCGTCCAAATCGAATAACATGGCGGATTTGCATTCCGTTGTTTCCGATCCTGGTTCCTCTAAGAATACCGCTT